The genome window ACTTGGATCAGACGATGCAGCACCTCCAGCTGGCCCTGAACTTCACGGCCCACGTCGCCTATCGCAAGGGCATCATCCTCCTGGTCAGCCGCAAGCGACAATTCTGCCACCTGGTGGAAAGCACCGCGCGGGGCTGCGGGGAATACGCCCACACCCGGTACTGGCAGGGGGGGCTCCTCACCAACGCCCAGGTCCAGTTTGGGGCTGGAGTTCGCCTTCCCGACCTCATCATCTTCCTCAGCAGCCTCAACAATGTCTTCGAGCCCCACGTGGCCATCCGGGATGCTGCCAAGATGAACATCCCCACGGTGGGGGTGGTGGACACAAACTGCAACCCCTGCTTGATCAcctaccccatccctgggaatgaTGACAGCCCCAGTGCCATGGAACTCTACTGCAAGCTCTTCAGGATGACCATCATCCGTGCCAAGGAAACCAGGAAGCAAAGGGAGATCTTTGGGGAGCTGCggagggaagggcagggcaAAGAAACCCCCAGGGATGGATGACAGGATCCCTGCTCTGTTCCTTGTGGGTGCTGCGGGATTAAGCCTGCACCCAGAGCTtctgggagctgagcagtgaGGGGGGGCTCTAGCTCAAAACAGAGTTATCTTCCTAAAAAGAGAcaggggcagctcagccccagctcctgtccctgtgtttGTCCCTCTTGCaagccagccctgtccctgtcccctgctctccttgCTCCTGAGCTGGTGACCTGACGTGGAACCCCCTGTGTCCTGCACCTCTTTGGCCAATAAAGGGCTTGGTgatcctttttccttccttccttgctgaAATGGGAAGGTTTGAGAGGAATGGGGAACATTTATGGTCACGGAACAGGGGtgggcacccccagcccctaACACTGCTCCTGTCTCTGGGGGGGCTTTGGGAGGGCCTGCAGGGTTGGGGGCCAGCCCAGTGTGGGGAAGAAGCCTGGGACAGGGCTCCCAGTGTCCTTGTCATCGTGTCCTTGAACCAATGTCCTTGTTCCAGTATCCTTGTCCCGGTGTCCTCATCCTGATCTCCTTGTGCCAGTGTTCTTGTCTTGATCTCCCTGTCACGGTGTCCTTGTCCCAGTATCATTGTCCTGATGTCCTTATCCTGGTGTCCATgtccccctctccctgtccccctctccctgtccccctctccATGTCCCCCTCTccatgtccccatgtccccctctccttgtcccctctccctgtccccatgtccccgtctccctgtccccctctccctgtccccacgTCCTTGTCCCCACCTCCCTCTCGCCGTGTCCCCGTCCTCTCCCTGTTTTTTATCCTCCCACCCGCAAGGGGGCGCCCACGGGAGCCACCGCGCTGCTCTGATCGTTCCCGCGcagcctccctcccctccctatATAAGCGGCCGGCGGGCTCCGCGCTGCCCTTTCCTGCGGGGGACGCGTTGGGTGCGGAGCTGCGCGGAtgccggggccggggccggggcctGACTGCTCCGGGGTCCCGCAGACCCCAAAACCGGGCTGGGGGAGGGTGTCCGGTGCCTTGGGGTGGAGGCTGCAGCCTGGCCGCCCGCTGCTCCCCTCAGGCGCCTCGTCTCGCCGTGTTCCAGCGAGGCTCCTGCAGTTGGGGCCCTGATGGCGCCTGAGGCCGCTTCTTCTCTTCCCCACGGCTGAGGGAGCGGAGCCTGAGGCgtcaggaggtggctgtgccccgGCTGACTCTTCCcttgggctgcaggaggaggcgGCAGGGGTGGTTCCTGTGTTCTGTGCCCGGCCGGCTGGGCAGCTCCGGGGGAAGGGGTTCGGTCCGGGTGACCCCCAGGAAACCCAGGGTTTatttcccagctcctcctctccaggtGTGTTTTTGGGGACAACGTGGGCTGCTCGGCCACGCGGGTCACAGCCAGGAGGTGCCTTGGGCTCCACCCGCTGTAGGTGGGGTTGGTTACTGCTAAAAAAAGGTGTCAGatttggggtaaaaaaaagGAATCGGTGTGGATTATGTATATTACGGATGGATATAAAAAAAGGGTTGGTTACTGCTATAAAAAGGCGTCAGATTTGGGGTAAAAAAGGCAACGGGTGTAGGTTCTGTATATTATGTACGGGTATAAAAAGAGACCAGATTTGGGGTAAAAAAGGCAAAGGGATGTGCTCCCactgaggaaggaggggagcaAATGACAAGCTGCCACCTTTTCCTGTTTTGAGGGAAACGTTTTAAGGGTTTGAGTAACTGGAATGGATCTGTTCTGCCCTTACAGGGCTCTTTTACTGATGTTTTAATCTGGTTTTCTGTAAAGTGGTGCAGTTCAAGGGTTATGCAGGCAGCTAAACACTTTTTTGTGACTAactctgttctttttatttatcttcagGCTGGCAGAAGACAAAGGGTGAAGGGAAAATGAGTTCACCCTGGAAAAACCCGGGATGAGCAAGCTCCTTGTCTCCTACATCTGGAAGTGCAACGAATACCTTTGTGATGCCACTTTCTGAGTAGGTGACACAACCTTCTTCTCCTAAATCCCTGTGAATATCACCTTTTTCAGTCTCCAGGGGTGTTCTGGGGGTTTTTCCAGCCTGCCACTGGCGttgcagaggtggctgctgtGGCACCTTTGTGTCATGAGGTGGCAGAGAGGGACAGGCTGTGTTCTACGCTCGGGTGCTCTGGAACTGGTGAGCACTCAGAGTGATTGGCAGCCTGACACTGATAAATCCCCTGGTTAATGGGAGGCTTCAGGAACTAAgccttttcctgctttattttaacTACTTAAATACAAGGTCTGGGTCTAACAGAGTAGGAAGATGTGCTCTTGGACCCTTAGTGGGTGtgcaggagaggctgggggtGGCTTTCTGGTAACTCAGCCTGGAAATGTGGTTCCTGGTGGCACATGGATGTGTGATGGGGAAGGATGAGTTCAAGTGATCTGCCTGAAGCCACACGAGGTGGTGGCACAGCTTGGGGCACATCCTGGGAGTCACAAGCTGGCAGGCAGCCCTAACCCCTTCCTGTCTGAAAGTACAAGTTGGTCAGTGCTCTGCATTCCCTCTTGAGCTTCCCCCTTTTAACTTTTCCTGGAAGTTTCTGTTGTGAATCAAGCAGTCACCACATAACCAGCCTCTGAAATGCATCTGAATGCATAGAATAAATgctatatgtatttttttttccatttattttccagagcAGGCTGTGTGAGGTGGCAGCCCAGGAGGTTCTGCAGAGCCCAGGTGAGCAGCAGTGGCTCAGGTTCAGTTCCTGCCCCAGCTCGTGTTGCAGAGGTGGCTGCAGTGCCACCTTTGTGTCATTGGGTGGCAGAGAGGAAGAGGCTGTGTCTgtcccagggctctgaaacctgTGAGCACTGGGGAATGATGAGCAACCTGACaactaatttgtttttaatgtatttggggtatttttttttccttaatcttcAGTTGTGAAGTGTGTGGACAGCTGTGGAGGGACAGAGAAGCTGTCCCTGTCCTCAGGGACCCTGTGACAGGTTTCAATGAGCACCTTGGGGATGTGACAGATAAAAGatgtgactgattttttttacttttttttgctgctttaggAGTGGAACTTTTATGTCCCACAGGTTAGGAGCTAATTCAGGTCTCTTGCATGTCACTTCTTTTATTGTTATGGAGGAATAGTGAATTCCAGCACTGTTTATTCTGGTGGAACTGAGGCCTTGGAGATTGTTAATGCCATCAGGGGTCAGAGAGAAAAAGCTTCCTGTGCCTGGAGAGATCAGGAAGCTGGCATTGTCCCATGTGTACCTCTTTCTCCTGGGAATCAGCAAAAGATGGAgcaaaattgctttaaaaaggaGCTAAAATGATGCTGTTTTTAACTGCAGCAGGGGGAGGGCCTTCCTTATGCTTTTTGCAAGGACAAACAGAAGTGACAGCTCTACCTTGAGTTCTatttctgctgggctgcttgctgcctgctctgtccctgggaGGGCACCCCTGGAGTTGTGCAGGGCTCAGATCTTGGGAATCACccctgggaggggaggaaatgggagggaaagAGGCACTTTCAAGTTAGTTTCCCAAAATACTGGCAGGATTTAAAAGCAGCTGAGTGTGGAGAAAACTTCCCCCTGTTCCCAAGGTtaataaacacagaaagcaaaaatataatTGAGCACAATGTgacttggtttttgtttttggtttttttttccagctggtttCTGCTGTGTTTATGTGCCAGCATGATGGCAAAGGAGCTTTCTCTCTGGGGcagagagctgccagcagcacaggtaTTGATCTGCCCTCAGTCTCTGAGCCCCTGCTGGTGGCACTGAGCAGTGACAGAAGCTGTGGCACCACCACACAGACAGCATTGTGAAACTCTGAGAGGCTTTGCAGTTCCTGAGAGCTTGACAAAACCTGGCAGTGCTAAATGGTGGAAAACGTCCTCATTAAGTGGGTATTATGAGGGCTGAAGGTGCCATTAACcaagcagggagctgctggctgcaaaATGAGCCATTTAATTGGGAAAAGTCAGTGCCTACCAGCAGTGGCTTGGGAAGGGAATGCTAATGAGCTTGTTGGGGATCTGGTTATGCAAAGAGCTTTGCCCTCAGCTGTGACTCTCCTAGTTAAATATCCTGACTTCTTTTAGTCCTGAAATACACAGTATTAGTTTTTTCATCAGACTTCATTCACATCAAGGGTCCTGCAGGGGTGGTGAGTGCCTGGTGAGTCCTTCTTTAGGACTTCCTGTGTAAGGCACACAAGAGTTATTTCAAGTTTCATGGCTGCATCTTCTGCTGAATGCAGAAATCTTCCCCAGCCTGAGCAGCAACCTCTGAGTGTTGCTTTACTGAGAGAATTGCCTGGCTTTACACCCTGGAGAAGATGAATGTTTTGTATTAAAGTGGTTTGGAGGGAActtgataaaaatattcttgcaGAACTGGTTTATTTCATGGCTTTGAATGCTGGAGTaagctcagcttttctttctttgcttccacTGAGTGCCAGTGAAGGTGTTCCTGGAGTGCTGGACTTCAGTAAATTCCTTCCTCAAGTTTGTGAATCTCTGAGCTCAGCTGATGAGTTCCTAAAATTTGGtttatgaagctttttttttattattattattattatttcctctgGGGTTTGAAAAATCCAAGACAAAACCTGATTCTTCAGtcagctgaaaattaaaatgaaaatctgttttctgtcctGACTGCAGAGCCTTGGCTCAGACACTACCTggtgagcagcaggaggctggatgGTTTAAGATTAATGAGCTGCTTAGTGCTGATATTCATTGCtaactgctgctgcctttgtttGAAGCTGTTTTAACATTCTGggctcttttttatttatttgcagattGTGCCTTGAATTTCCAGCTTGTAGCAAGCCTGGCAAAGAAAGGGTTGGCAGTGTCTGTGCCTGAAGATTCCTAAAGGTCCATGTGGAGGGGTTCCAGGCTGCTACAACGTGCAGGCAGTGGGTTTGTGGATATCTGCAGCCTCTGTACTCAGATTTTACTTACAGAAAATGAGAGTTGTCCTGCTCCAAGTGTCCTTCCTGCTTTTGCTGTGCTCCTGTTAGGAGCTGTAACCTTGTCCTTCCCCACAGCCATATTCCAAAGCCAGGGGTTGTTTACATTGTCATGAAGgacctaaaaaaccccaaatcctcaATAAAGATGCCACCTCCAGTAAGTCTGAAATGACTGTGCTTGTGTATTTGTAGTGCCCCAAGTAATACtcatttttaactttatttgTGGACATGAGAACTGGGATGATTTTTGACCTGGAGCCATGACAAGCCCAGGTCCTGCTGCTCACCTCCATCTCTGTAGCTCAAATCTACAAATGTTGCTCAAGCAGCATCTGGTGGGATCAGGTTGTCAGTGTCTGGCTTGTCTTTTTTCCAGCAAATAGGGGAAATCTGGAGAAGCCAGGAGTGTCCCAGAGCTTTGCCTTTAGTCCTTTTTTACCCCTGTTGCTTGTGAAGCACAAGCACGtgtctgaaaaacattttgctttttattagtGAAGATCAGAGCTCTGGGGGTGGGGGAGTCAGGAGTGAttcctgggagcatccctgctgctcctgggctgaACAAAGCTCTCTTGGAGCTTTCTTGAAAaggctggggctgagctttTCTCCTTTATCAGAAATGCTTGAAGAGATTCTGATACTTGCAGTTCTGGTTTCAGATCATGTGGATAAGCAAGGAATGGGGTTTTTCCTCCACGTTTCCAGCTGCTGTatccaaagctgctgctggggaggggagcagTGGGGGGGAAGGGCAGTGGGAGTGCCACTTTCTAGACTTAAATTCACCACTGGATGTCAAACACTGGAGGGGAGGTTGAAGGATTAACTTCCCTGAAGTCTGAGGAGAGGATCTGGTGTGGTTGTTTGGTTCCTTTTCTCttaacaacagaagaaaatgaacttGTCAGTGGTGCTGGTGGCCCTGGGAATGTGCAGGACAAGAGCTGGGGGGCTGCCAGGAGCCTTTTTAACCAGTGTCAATTCCTCCCCTTCACCCCCCACCCAGTCAGAGCTTCACCTGCACCCACCAGagccctgcctggggctgagGAACTTGGCAACCTCCAGACACAAAACCCTTCCCAAGGCTCTACCTGACCTCAGGTGAGTTCTGCTGAGAAACCAAACTCTGTAGGGAGAGGTGCTGGGTTTAGGGCACTGCTGCCATTCCTCTATCACTAACAGAAGTCATGATCCTATGGAATTCATAAAAGGAAACACTGATCCCTTCCTCCCAAGGGCCTGTGAAGTTGCAGCCCTGACCCTGCTGATTGCCTGCACAGGTTGGATGCACTGtcagatggggttttttgggggttttttttttcccttcactgaCTCCAGATCTATGctccacttccctgagcagttGTTGGCAAGAGCTCAGGCACACATTCCATCAGCAGGAAAATGACAGTGCTGGGAACAGAGCAAGCCTGGGGTACTTCAACTCTTCCTCTCCACCTGTAGTTTTAAAAGGCTGCTATCATCGAGCATTTAAAGGGAGCAGACTGGAGTTAAGAGACCTGGGAGTATTTACACAGCCAGAAGTCTTGAAACCTGCTGGAAGCTTGCCTGgaaattcattttaataatgGGAGAAGCCCAGGATTATTCTGGTTGTTAATCTTTAACCTCTCCAGTGTGAGCCTGAGGTGTAGGAGACTTCAACCAAGGTCAGCACTGAGTGTTGGGGGAAGTAACACAGATCAGACACAGTTTCTGGACAGGATTGCTCATCTTTAGCCTATTGACCTTCAAGGCTTCCAAAGCTGCCAGGTGAGAGGGAATGGCCTCACGTGAGCCATCATCTCACTGGCTGGCATcaggcacttaaaaaaaaaggaatgaaagaacTGCCAGGGTTCTCCTGTGGAAAAGACAGCTTATCTGCTTCCTACTTACAGCTGGAGCTGACTCAGACACTTCAGGAGAGGCTTTAGAATTGGGAAATCTGCCTCTTTCTCCTCTGGGGCTCACAAGCAAGCTGGTACCAGGAGGCTGCTGTTTGGCTATTGATGTAGTGGTGTGAGTCACGTAAAAGCTATTTATTTACATCAGAGATGTTCATCAAAAGGAGATGTGACAAGTACAGCATGAATGATTCATTCCCATCTCTCTGCACTGCTTTCCTCTTTGCTCATAACCAAGAACAGTTAGATCCCTCCAGCTGGGTTCCCTTTCCTCATCTCtttccatctcctcttcttcccccaagcctgcccagcccagctcctgctgtccCATCTCTGCAGCACACTCCTGCCAGTTGTACTGATGGTCCTGCTGGGTGATGGAAGTCATGATGTTTGGTTTTCCATGAAGGAGAAGgggctgcagctgtgctgaaCTCCTTGGGCATTTTTCCTCTGGGGGGGACGATGGAGAAAGTGCCCTTCAGCCCTTGGACTTCTCTCCAAGACTGCAGATTCGAAACTCCAGGGCTGTGCTCCCCCCATTAAGAATATTTGGTGTTTGAAATCTTCTTCCAGAGCAAAGTCTTGAGGTTGTTCAGCACTAGGGAGTGGTGGACTTCCATCTGGCTGGCCAGGCCGCTCAGGGTCATGCAAGTTCGgagctgtttctgcagctcttctttCAGCTCCAGAGGTGCCCCGTGGAGCAGGTAATCCTGCAGCAACCTGCAGACCTTGGCCAGGTTGGGCTGCACCATCTCCCCTTTGCACTGCTTCAGCAGTTTGTCACAGGAGGCCGTGCAGTCCTCGCCATAGGTGCAGTCCCCGTTCTGCTCACAGTGACGCCCTTTGAGGAAGCCTCTGATCGTCATCTCCGGTGCCACCTTCCTCAGCTTCACCATCTTGAAGTCGTATTTGTCATTGTAGCCCACGTTCTTCAAGCTGGTCTCGCAGATGTAGAAGTTCCCATAGGTGCCATGGAAAATCTCCTCCACAAACTCCAGGAGGCCGATGGAGATCTTTGCCCTCCTGGGCCAGGCCGGTGCAAACCACTGGTGGATGATTTGGTGGGCGACGGAAGGCAGCAGggactggaggaaaggagggaccTCCAAGCCATAGAGGGTGGTGTGAGGGATCTTCTCGGTGACGTAGAGGTCCCCGCAGTGCCCCAGCAGCTTGGCAGTGTGCTCCTTCTCGTGCAAGGAGAGCATGAGGAGAAACTCGTTGAGCTGAAGCAGCGCCCAGATGGATTTGGCCTCTGCTAAAGACACTTTCCCATCCCGGTTCACGTCTGCCATGGAGATGATCCTGCTCACCAGGGCTG of Calypte anna isolate BGI_N300 chromosome 17, bCalAnn1_v1.p, whole genome shotgun sequence contains these proteins:
- the MRPS2 gene encoding 28S ribosomal protein S2, mitochondrial isoform X1; the protein is MAVPRLLRAAAPRFYSSLPAPEPAPVPVQPRDEDDRLLSEPLKHPDFFNLKELFSLKDLFDARVHLGHKKGCRHRFMEPYIFGCRLDQDIIDLDQTMQHLQLALNFTAHVAYRKGIILLVSRKRQFCHLVESTARGCGEYAHTRYWQGGLLTNAQVQFGAGVRLPDLIIFLSSLNNVFEPHVAIRDAAKMNIPTVGVVDTNCNPCLITYPIPGNDDSPSAMELYCKLFRMTIIRAKETRKQREIFGELRREGQGKETPRDG
- the MRPS2 gene encoding 28S ribosomal protein S2, mitochondrial isoform X2 — its product is MAVPRLLRAAPRFYSSLPAPEPAPVPVQPRDEDDRLLSEPLKHPDFFNLKELFSLKDLFDARVHLGHKKGCRHRFMEPYIFGCRLDQDIIDLDQTMQHLQLALNFTAHVAYRKGIILLVSRKRQFCHLVESTARGCGEYAHTRYWQGGLLTNAQVQFGAGVRLPDLIIFLSSLNNVFEPHVAIRDAAKMNIPTVGVVDTNCNPCLITYPIPGNDDSPSAMELYCKLFRMTIIRAKETRKQREIFGELRREGQGKETPRDG
- the DIPK1B gene encoding divergent protein kinase domain 1B, giving the protein MRRIRRLVHLVLFCPFPKGLQSRLPGIKVKYLLVVWLGIFVGSWVAYMHYSSYSELCRGHVCQMIICDQYKKGIISGSTCKDLCEEHSLLFQHCLSSSPTQQVYGGLWREREVIIKCGIEEALKAESHPDSGPRRDVVLFDKPTRGTSMDEFKEMLLNFLKSNLGDQPSLAALVSRIISMADVNRDGKVSLAEAKSIWALLQLNEFLLMLSLHEKEHTAKLLGHCGDLYVTEKIPHTTLYGLEVPPFLQSLLPSVAHQIIHQWFAPAWPRRAKISIGLLEFVEEIFHGTYGNFYICETSLKNVGYNDKYDFKMVKLRKVAPEMTIRGFLKGRHCEQNGDCTYGEDCTASCDKLLKQCKGEMVQPNLAKVCRLLQDYLLHGAPLELKEELQKQLRTCMTLSGLASQMEVHHSLVLNNLKTLLWKKISNTKYS